The nucleotide sequence aaacattaaaaaattaaaaaaaatatttgggcaGAAAATAGAGTGTGGTATATCTAACAATTACAAAAGTGCTATTTACAGTTCAGGATTACAGATTTTGTTTTAACTGCCAGGGATTCATTAGCATGCTTCATCAATAGAAGGTTGATGGTCTGCGATTCGATTCCTCTTGGGCTATGAATGTGTCAACAGTTTTCAGCATGAAGGGGGCTTGATTGGGAGTTTGTGGGTCTTCATATTGAAAGCCAATTCCATAACCACACCACCCACCTCTTCCTGGCTAACTTACAGGCGACTCGCATCCCGAATGCGGACCTAACTGCTGGCTTGTTTTACCTGCATTTTCCCACCGGATGGTGGGCAGACAGcgcaagaaatggaaaagtgctTACTTTTTCATGCttgtgtttctccttctctttttctctcttctctcgctccctcttctctctttccctttccttctccttcttctccttttccttctccttctctttctttttcttcttctcctttttgtcctttttccGTTCTTTCTCCTTcggcttctctttctcctcaaacAGTTTCTCGGGGAGCATGGAGGACAAGGCGGGCAGCCCGGCCGGGACCCTGGCGGCCGCGGCGGGGCTGAACAGGGGCAGGGCCGCGTCCCTGGGGGGCGCCCCCAGGGGGGCCGAGGGCGGGCGCATCTTCTCCTCCCGCCCTTTGTCTTTGACCTTCTCCCGGTCTCTCTTATCTTTATCCCGCCtgcctttgtctctgtctttcttcttatctttatgcttctctctctccttccgtACCAGTCCGTCTTTCAATCTCACTTTCGCATCGACCTCctcaaattcttttattttaaacttatagGGGTCTGGCTCTTCATCTTTAAGGAATTCcttccaggggtacctggcttCCTTGgtgctctccttctccttctccttcactttatctttctctttacttttttccttgcttttgtctctttccctctccttatctctctgcttctctttcttcttcattttggtCTTCAGTTCCTTTTTCAACTTCTTCTTGACCTCCACGGACGAAGGCAGCTTGGCCTTCTCCTCATACGCCTTGTGCAGAGgttctggggtgggaggggagacagaaggagaggagatGTAGGGAAAGCCGGGAGGCACGTTTGGGGGCGCCCCCATCTTTGCCTTCCGCACAACCTCATCGATTGAGGCGTCCATGGTCCACGAGTTGTCGGAACTTGAAGCCCCGCCAGATAGAGGCAGAGGGGTGGGCCCTGACTTCGGGAGGTTGTTGGAGGAGGTGGAGGCTTTTGGAGTCGCACATTCCGCACCCGAAATCCTCTTGGGGCTGGTAAAAATGTCTCCCTCGGATTCAGATCCCGAAGAAAACTCGAAAGGGTCTGGCTCTCGTTCGGCGCAAGCCCGTGCAATCACGGCGTTGATGGAGTCATCGATAGTTCTGTCCGTCACGACTGCCTTCTTCGGCTGACTCTCACTGTTGAGTTTGCCAGCGTCCAGGGGCGTCTGTATTGGTTTCACCTGGAGGGTTTCTTTACTAAGCTTTTCACTTATCGTGGCAGAAGGAGTCCTGTTGGGTGTTTCAGGTCTGACAGGTGCCGGGGGAACATGGGTCATAACCTTGGGACTCTTGGGGCTTTTGGGGCTCTTAGAGCGTCCCGGAGACTTCTTCTCTTTGGATACAGTTTTTGGTGACCGAATTGGACTTCCGACCATTGCTGGTGACTGAGTAGTTTTAGGTGATTTAGTCTTCTGTCCCGGAGAACTAGTTTTAGTCTTTGCTTTAGGTGTAAATGATTTTGTTTCTAATGGTTTTGTGATTGGCATCTGTGATTTTGCGACTGGGGCCAACATCGGTGGCTCTGGTGACGGAGGCGCGAGGTCTGTACTGTCCTGCACGTGGACCGGGGAAAGCATTGGCGGAATCTTCTGGGTGTTGATTGAGCTGAGGGGTTCTCGAGCTTCCAGTAAGACTACGTCCAGGGTGTCCCCTTTAGTGCTTAAGAGGCGCGGTCGCTTGATGGCTGGCATTTCTTCGGCCTCGGGACTATCCAACGGTCTCTTACCCAAGAAATTCTCATCATTAAtaatctcctcctcctccaattCATCATCTTCTTCCAAGGGGACCTGCATGGCTTCTGCTGACGTGCCGCCGTCGGTGGGCACctgctcttcttcttcctctggagagggaaaagaaaagaggggttactggagcattttaaaaatgctaacaaATAAGAACAATGCTTCAAACAAGATTtctaggaaagaaaggaatttgtGGACAGTGTGTAGAGAGTCAAGTGGTAAATCTTCAACGATCTCCCAAACTTATACGCATCCTTCCTGGAAGAGTGGAGATCAGTGGCGGTAGGTATATAGCCGACTGGTCTCCTGCCTCCTGAATGCTCTTCCTGACCTGGCTGAATGcggtctctctcctccttccccatcttGTGTACACTTGTGTATGtgcaccccctcacccccacataCATTATCTCTAAAGATCAAGGGATGGATTATTATAAGACTCCTATCCTCAGAAATGACCAAAATAACCCCATACATATTTTGAGGATTCTTATAACAAATGTTAATTCTTGGAGTTGAGAAGATGCGAGCTGGATATAATTTGTATGCTACTTCGGTCTTCCATTTTGTTTGCTGATGTCAGCACTTCGAGAGCTGGGGTGGTACAAACGGCATACATAGTGGCTTTGACACTGGAAAGATGGTGTTTCCGCTAGCATTCCGGCACTACAGACAACAGGCCCAAGGCAGTCTCTTAACCCCTGCAGCCTATTTCCTGACCTTTCAAAAGGAGCTAACGTTACTTGATCTGCGTACTTGACGGAGGAGCTTCAGGATCACATTATTTCTTTCTACACGTGTTAGTTAAGCATATTCCGGTTCAGCGGGGTCACAGTATATGTGTAGAGCACGGAGAAAGCGATCAGCACCATTAGAAAGATGAAGAGCTCCAACAGTTCAAACAGAAACAGATTCCGGGGATGTTAAAGGTCTAAGGAAGCCTTTAGAATCAGGCAGTGCTCTGGGTATGTGGAGCCCAGGAATGGTTAAGTACAGGATGGAGGAACAGATGACAAAGAGGTGGCGGTGGAACACAGGAAGTGTGTAAAAACCAGAGAATAATTCGTCTGGCGAGCAGGGTGCAAGATGGGGACCAGCACAAAGTGAGCTCCCTAAGGCTGCATCCAGATCCTAGAAGCTTTGAGTTCCAGAAAAACTAAATGATCTTTAGTCTACAGGTAGTTTGGAGCTAGGGAAGATTTTTagacaaggaagaaaaatcacaggGTATATGTGAACAAATTATTCCAGCAGGACCACAGATGATGGATGGGAGGGAACATAATCACGGAGAGGAGACGAGTTAGAAGTTACTGAAACGATGTAGGTAAGTGACAACAGGGGCTGAACAGGATAGGAAGCAGTGGAGGCAGATGACATTttgaagagagaatgaatggactCTAATAAATGATTGGGTCTAAGAGTGGAGGAAGGAGTCAAACACCATTTCAAGGCTCTGAGCCCCGGTGAGTGAGCAATGCAGTcattaacagaaataaagaaatagagaagaaagatgaTTATTAATTAGCTCAATCCCTAGACATAGAGTTGGGTGAACAGTTAATGATGTCTGGCACAAGACAAATTTGAGACATAATTACTGTTAGCATTACTTGAGAATGACACTATCATCCGTTCAGGTAACTAAGTCAGAAACATCATTCCAGaccacttctttcctttctctccatttccacaCCGTGGACACAATTTCCTACTGCATTTCCTTTAATGTGCTCTCCCCACGGCTGCTACTGTTAGCTCCTTAGTTCAAATTCCTGGCGcctcttctctgtccttctcactAGTCTCTGTGCCTCTAGCTCCACTCCCATCTTTCACGTTGCCTCTCACAGAACTTCTGAGACCacgggagtgagggaggggagacacagaatccgaagcaggctccaggctctgagctgtcagcacggagcccgatgcagggctcaaacccacaagccatgagatcatgacctgagccaaagtaagatgcttaatcgactaagccacccaggtgccctcctgcatttcttttaaaagattttttttaaaagtaatctctatatctgatgtggggtt is from Suricata suricatta isolate VVHF042 chromosome 10, meerkat_22Aug2017_6uvM2_HiC, whole genome shotgun sequence and encodes:
- the TAF3 gene encoding transcription initiation factor TFIID subunit 3, with amino-acid sequence MCESYSRSLLRVSVAQICQALGWDSVQLSACHLLTDVLQRYLQQLGRGCHRYSELYGRTDPILDDVGEAFQLMGVSLHELEDYIHNIEPVTFPHQIPSFPVSKNNVLQFPQPGSKDAEERKEYIPDYMPPIVSSQEEEEEEQVPTDGGTSAEAMQVPLEEDDELEEEEIINDENFLGKRPLDSPEAEEMPAIKRPRLLSTKGDTLDVVLLEAREPLSSINTQKIPPMLSPVHVQDSTDLAPPSPEPPMLAPVAKSQMPITKPLETKSFTPKAKTKTSSPGQKTKSPKTTQSPAMVGSPIRSPKTVSKEKKSPGRSKSPKSPKSPKVMTHVPPAPVRPETPNRTPSATISEKLSKETLQVKPIQTPLDAGKLNSESQPKKAVVTDRTIDDSINAVIARACAEREPDPFEFSSGSESEGDIFTSPKRISGAECATPKASTSSNNLPKSGPTPLPLSGGASSSDNSWTMDASIDEVVRKAKMGAPPNVPPGFPYISSPSVSPPTPEPLHKAYEEKAKLPSSVEVKKKLKKELKTKMKKKEKQRDKERERDKSKEKSKEKDKVKEKEKESTKEARYPWKEFLKDEEPDPYKFKIKEFEEVDAKVRLKDGLVRKEREKHKDKKKDRDKGRRDKDKRDREKVKDKGREEKMRPPSAPLGAPPRDAALPLFSPAAAARVPAGLPALSSMLPEKLFEEKEKPKEKERKKDKKEKKKKKEKEKEKEKKEKEREREKREREKREKEKEKHKHEKIKVESVPAAPSPVIPRLTLRVGAGQDKMSCLN